From a single Nitrospirota bacterium genomic region:
- a CDS encoding DNA ligase: MPHIPGQGASELQEVIALSDKGSRLLTACKDGTSDACIMNMPTSRRPIFTVQKHQASHLHYDFRLEIGGALKSWAIPKGPSMDPSVKRLAVEVEDHDLGYAEFEGVIGEGYYGAGPVLVWDTGWFEPLRANRGPVSPMMMFHEGKLDLCLHGQRLQGGFTLVRMKDRPREWLLIKKRDKEARSGYDVMQEYDTSVLSRRTIEDLEADVAAGTLDPGCCG; this comes from the coding sequence GTGCCTCACATTCCAGGGCAGGGGGCCTCAGAACTGCAGGAAGTCATCGCGTTGTCGGATAAGGGCTCACGGTTGCTTACTGCCTGCAAGGATGGCACGTCTGATGCTTGTATCATGAATATGCCGACATCCAGGCGGCCGATCTTCACGGTCCAAAAGCATCAGGCCTCTCACCTTCATTATGACTTCCGACTGGAAATCGGAGGCGCACTCAAGTCATGGGCCATCCCCAAAGGCCCCTCGATGGACCCATCGGTCAAACGGCTTGCGGTGGAAGTGGAGGATCACGATCTCGGCTACGCGGAGTTCGAGGGGGTGATCGGAGAAGGCTATTATGGAGCAGGGCCTGTGTTGGTGTGGGATACGGGTTGGTTCGAACCGCTTCGAGCCAACCGGGGTCCAGTATCGCCGATGATGATGTTCCATGAGGGCAAATTAGATCTGTGTTTGCATGGGCAACGGTTGCAAGGCGGGTTCACCTTGGTGCGCATGAAAGACCGTCCGCGAGAATGGCTGCTGATCAAAAAACGAGACAAGGAGGCCCGTTCCGGCTATGACGTGATGCAGGAATACGACACATCGGTATTGTCTCGTCGGACGATCGAAGACCTAGAGGCAGATGTTGCAGCAGGAACGTTGGATCCGGGGTGCTGTGGGTGA
- a CDS encoding ABC transporter substrate-binding protein codes for MVIGERDWREGRDRRELDVRSSWCRHWIKSGALAFSLFLVAHTYSTASGSPDRTLESPTEVVRSTLNDVFRILEDETLKDPAKLIPRRHMLEEVIASRFDYAEMSKRALAAHWIPLTTSERAEFVELFKSFLSDRYAEKIEGYSGQQVFYLSERIEGNYAEVRTELRSSKMGIPMDYRLHVKDGTWHAYDLVVDGVSLVKNYRSQFEKIIYKSSYQELVRRLHERSVGEDKKKASLPAVLQSLTA; via the coding sequence ATGGTGATTGGCGAGCGAGACTGGCGGGAGGGGCGAGACAGGCGAGAGTTGGATGTCCGAAGTTCGTGGTGCCGGCATTGGATCAAGAGCGGAGCCCTCGCCTTTTCTCTGTTTCTTGTCGCCCATACGTACAGCACCGCATCAGGCTCACCGGACCGGACCTTGGAGTCTCCCACCGAGGTGGTCCGCTCGACGCTGAACGACGTCTTCCGCATTCTCGAAGACGAGACACTCAAAGATCCGGCCAAGCTCATCCCGCGCCGGCATATGCTGGAAGAGGTCATCGCTTCCCGCTTCGACTACGCTGAAATGTCGAAACGCGCGCTTGCGGCCCACTGGATTCCACTCACGACCAGTGAGCGCGCCGAGTTCGTCGAACTCTTCAAGAGCTTTCTTTCCGACCGCTATGCTGAAAAAATCGAAGGCTATTCAGGGCAGCAAGTATTCTATCTCTCTGAACGGATTGAGGGGAACTATGCAGAGGTGCGGACCGAGCTGCGGTCGAGCAAAATGGGCATCCCGATGGATTACCGTCTGCACGTGAAGGACGGAACCTGGCACGCGTACGACCTCGTCGTGGACGGGGTCAGCCTGGTGAAAAATTATCGCAGCCAGTTCGAGAAGATCATCTACAAGTCCTCATACCAGGAGTTAGTCCGCCGGCTGCACGAGCGCTCCGTTGGCGAAGACAAGAAGAAGGCATCTCTCCCGGCAGTGTTGCAGAGCCTGACAGCCTAA